ATCAAAAACACCACTTATTGTAAATACGGTTTGAACGCATCCGATGGGCGCTCTTCAAAACCAAAATCCGTTTTTATCAATAAATAAGCGGCTATACCATTTTTCTGAGCAAACTCGAATCCTTTCTCAGGCCCAAGTACCGTAATTGCCGTCGCAAGACCATCGGCCATGGTTGTTGTTTTATCTACTACGGTAACAGAAACCAATCGATGTGTAATAGGTCGACCCGTTTTAGGGCTTATCGTATGAGAATAGCGTACACCATTTTTTTCAAAATAGTTCCGATAATCACCAGAGGTCGCAACAGCAACATCAGTTACCGACAGGATTCGCTCAACAATCTCATGACCACCTGCAGGACTTTCTATTGCCACTTTCCAAGATTCGCCATCAGCTTTCACACCTTTAGATAAAATTTCACCACCAACCTCAATCAAATAACTCCGCACCCCCTTACTCTGAAGCACTTGCGCAACCATATCCACGCCGTACCCTTTTGCAATAGAAGATAAGTCTACATAGATGTTTTTTTCTTTCGTCAAACGGCGACCATCAAGCTTTAAGTAATGATAACCCACGCGTGATTTTGCCTCGTCAATTAGCAACTCGCTTGGCACTTTATCTTCTCGATTTCCAGGTCCGAAGCCCCACAAGTTAACCAGAGGACCAATGGTAATATCGTACTCTCCACCACTCATTTCACTAATCAATAAAGCCTTATCAATAACATAAGCCATGTCTTCGCTAATGTTAGAAAATTGATTTTCAGGTAACTTATTAAAAACTGAAAGCTCTGAGTTTGGATCATAAGTTGACATTAGCTTGTTAACTCTTACCAAGGCAGCATCAACACCTACTTTTAAATCCGATGTTTTTTTTACATTTTCAGTAGTATAAAATTTTACTGTGTATGTAGTGCCCATTGTAGGGCCAGAGAAGCTCACCAATTCAGGAGAAAAAATGGAAAAACGATATACCGTCGCTATAACGATAAATATGAAAGCAGAAAATAGTATTTTTTTACGCATAAAAAGTCTTTCTAGTTGCCAATAAAATAAAGACCCACCAGAAGGTGGGTCTTTATTTAGGTGCTAGCCGCCGAAATCATCCAATAGAATGTTTTCTTTTTCTACACCAAGATCTTCTAACATCTTAACCACAGAAACGTTCATCATTGGAGGCCCACACATGTAGTACTCACAATCCTCTGGAGCAGGATGGTCTTTGAGGTAGTTTTCATAAAGTACATTATGAATGAACCCTGTTTTACCTTCCCAATTATCTTCAGGCTGAGGATCAGAAAGCGCCAAATGCCACTCAAAGTTCTCATTCTCTGCTTGAAGCTTATCGTACTCTTCCGTATAGAATGCTTCACGCATACTACGAGCACCATACCAAAAGGTAATTTTACGTTTTGAACTCAAGCGTTTAAGCTGGTCAAAAATGTGTGATCGCATTGGCGCCATACCGGCACCACCACCGACAAACACCATCTCTGCATCGGTATCTTTGGCAAAAAACTCACCAAAAGGACCGTATACTTTTATCTTATCACCAGGCTTAAGGCTGAATACATAAGACGACATTTGACCAGGAGGAAGATCATCTTTACCCGGTGGCGGTGAAGCGATACGGATATTAAACTTAACAATACCCCTCTCTTCAGGGTAGTTTGCCATTGAGTAAGCACGTATAACGGTTTCATCGACCTTAGAAACAAACTTCCAAAGATTGAATTTATCCCAATCACCGCGATACTCTTCTTCGATATCAAAGTCTTTGTAGTGCACTGTGTGCGCAGGTGCTTCAAGCTGAACATAACCACCAGCACGGAAGTTAACATTCTCGCCTTCAGGCAATTTTAGCGTCAGCTCTTTAATAAAAGTCGCTAAATTAGGGTTTGACTCAACGGTACATTCCCATGCTTTAACACCAAATACTTCTTCAGGCACTTCTACATCCATGTCCTGTTTCACAGAAACCTGACAGGATAAACGATAACCTTCTTTTTCATCACGACGAGTAAAATGAGATTGCTCAGTGGATAGCATTGAACCGCCACCACTCGTCACCTTACATTTGCACTGTGCACAAGTACCGCCACCGCCACAAGCAGACGAAAGAAATACGCCGCTGTTAGCCAATGTTTGCAATAACTTACCGCCCGCAGGGGCTGTTATCTCTTTTTCACCATTGATGCGAATTGTAACGTCACCAGTGCTTACCAAACGAGCACGAGCAGCAAGGATAATTGCCACTAATGCCAGTACGATAGCCGTGAACATCACCACACCCAGAATAATCTCTAAGTTGACCATGTTAGTTAAACCTTATTCTTGGTTGTCCCACTGAACAGCAAATTAAAGCTGAACACCAGAAAATGACATAAAGCCCAAACTCATCAGACCGACAGTAATAAACGTGATACCAAGACCACGTAACCCTGCAGGTACGTCTGAATACTTAAGCTTCTCCCGAATACCAGCCAGCGCAGCAATCGCTAACGCCCAACCAACACCAGCACCCACACCGTAAACAAGACTTTCACTAAAGTTATAGTCACGCTCAACCATGAACAAGGAAGCACCCAATATGGCGCAGTTCACTGTGATAAGTGGTAAAAATACACCCAATGCGTTGTATAAAGCAGGCACATATTTATCTAGTGCCATTTCTAGTATTTGAACAATAGCGGCAATAACACCGATGTAACTCAATAGACCTAGAAAGCTCAGATCAACGCCAGGTAGACCCGCCCATTCAAGAGCACC
This genomic stretch from Marinomonas primoryensis harbors:
- a CDS encoding FAD:protein FMN transferase, which produces MRKKILFSAFIFIVIATVYRFSIFSPELVSFSGPTMGTTYTVKFYTTENVKKTSDLKVGVDAALVRVNKLMSTYDPNSELSVFNKLPENQFSNISEDMAYVIDKALLISEMSGGEYDITIGPLVNLWGFGPGNREDKVPSELLIDEAKSRVGYHYLKLDGRRLTKEKNIYVDLSSIAKGYGVDMVAQVLQSKGVRSYLIEVGGEILSKGVKADGESWKVAIESPAGGHEIVERILSVTDVAVATSGDYRNYFEKNGVRYSHTISPKTGRPITHRLVSVTVVDKTTTMADGLATAITVLGPEKGFEFAQKNGIAAYLLIKTDFGFEERPSDAFKPYLQ
- the nqrF gene encoding NADH:ubiquinone reductase (Na(+)-transporting) subunit F produces the protein MVNLEIILGVVMFTAIVLALVAIILAARARLVSTGDVTIRINGEKEITAPAGGKLLQTLANSGVFLSSACGGGGTCAQCKCKVTSGGGSMLSTEQSHFTRRDEKEGYRLSCQVSVKQDMDVEVPEEVFGVKAWECTVESNPNLATFIKELTLKLPEGENVNFRAGGYVQLEAPAHTVHYKDFDIEEEYRGDWDKFNLWKFVSKVDETVIRAYSMANYPEERGIVKFNIRIASPPPGKDDLPPGQMSSYVFSLKPGDKIKVYGPFGEFFAKDTDAEMVFVGGGAGMAPMRSHIFDQLKRLSSKRKITFWYGARSMREAFYTEEYDKLQAENENFEWHLALSDPQPEDNWEGKTGFIHNVLYENYLKDHPAPEDCEYYMCGPPMMNVSVVKMLEDLGVEKENILLDDFGG
- the nqrE gene encoding NADH:ubiquinone reductase (Na(+)-transporting) subunit E, whose amino-acid sequence is MEHLISLFVKAVFVENMALAFFLGMCTFLALSKKVDTAIGLGIAVIVVLAITVPLNNLLYQNLLVDGALEWAGLPGVDLSFLGLLSYIGVIAAIVQILEMALDKYVPALYNALGVFLPLITVNCAILGASLFMVERDYNFSESLVYGVGAGVGWALAIAALAGIREKLKYSDVPAGLRGLGITFITVGLMSLGFMSFSGVQL